GCGGAATGAGGTCGGCTTGAGTGGTGTAAGGAATAAGGTTGCCGACATAGACCGTAGTGTTGAATTCGGGTGTTTGAGAAGCAACAGTCTCATATGAGCCGACGGCACCACCAACACCGACGCCTGGAACAACACCAGGGGCGGGGGCACCGTAAGCAGAAGGGACACCCGCGGGAGCGGGAGGGGCGCCCATAGGGGGTGCCGGGTAGGAAGGCGTGCCGCCGCCGGTTCGAGTACCGCCTGTCTGAGTCTTCTGGTTTGCCCAGTTAACACGGATGGCACGGGAACCGAGCCATTCGCCGTTCATGGAAGCAATGGCTTGCTCAGCATCAGCCTTGTCACTATGTATAACAGCAAATGTCAGCAAATCGAACGTGCTGAATTAGAGTACGTCAAACATAccggaaggagaggaaaccATAGCCTCTGCTCTTTCCCGAGTTCATATCCCACATGACCCTCGCCTCGCTCAGACTACCAAAGGCACCAAACGCCTTTGACAAGACATCGTCATTCACTTCTGGACTCAAGTCTCCAACAAAGACGTGGTAATGATGCTGTGTGTCCTCCTTGTTTTGGTTACCCTGATACGCCCAGTTGACCCTGATCTCGGCGTCAAAGATCTTGCGGCCGTTGAGTGTGGTGAGCGCCTGGTCGGCAGAGCGCATGTCGGCGTACTCGACGAAACCATAGTTGAATCCACCATGCTGGAAATTCCGGTCTTGAATGATCTTTGCGCTGACGACGGGACCGGCGACAGCAAAAATCTCTGTGAGGATGTAGTCGGTGACTCGGGGAGAAAGGTTGCCGACGTAAAGGTGGGGTCGTTTGGGAGCTTCAGCGGATTGACCTGGGGTGATGCCGTATTGAACGAACGGAGCAGCCATTGCGATGGAGTGTTGTTTTTTATAAAAACAAAGATAAGGAAGAGAtaggaagagagagaaataGAATCtaaagagagaaagaaaaaccAGATGCCCGGAAAGAGAAATGGAATGCGAGTCTCAAGTAGAATGTGGAACGAAGTGGAATGAGGATTGGAAAGAGATACGCATAAGAACTCACAGCCCGCCACCTGTCGGTGTTACGGCGATATAGCCATCCGGCCCACTTCAACCTACATCGCACTCTGGGAGACATCTATGCATGTATGGGACATTCGAGAGGATGTTCAGATGCACAGCGCACAGTTGTTACTATGCATGGCTGGAGAGACAGTGGCGCgcgggaagaagaaagaagacggaaCGGAACGGGTCGCCCCGACAGCTGCGGCGGCCTCGTTCTTGGCCCATCTCTGCTATCCACGCTGCCTATGTACATATATACGTCTCTGCGGGCGTGTTGCAGGAGCAATGACCGCTGAGAGGAGAATACATGCATAGGCCAGATTTttgagagggaggaggagaggaggagaagaagaaatgtaCTGTCGGGTGAAATCCACGTCATGGCTCGCGCCACGTCCAcgaccaccaccaccagcatCCCATGTCACGACGGCTATACACATACAACATAGACGTTCTGTATTAACGTACTTTGTATTGTCTACTGTCTACAACATCACCGTCCACTATGGTCGTTATCGCAGCCTCAATCTGCACCAGGAGCGGAAAGCGTAAGTCACAGCCATCACACACCGCTGACAGCCAgccctcctctcccgccAGTTCAGGCCCATCCCCAGATCTCGCATCGACAGTCTCCTCGCTTCTTTCCCAAAGCTCATCCCCGTCAACTCTCAGCATACCACCGTGGAGACAAATGACGTCCGTTTCGTATACCAGCCGTTCGAAGAGCTCTATGTGCTCCTTATCACCAACAAGGGCAGCAATATCCTCCAGGTACGTCACGTCCGACGGTTTAGCCAACGCGATACTCATACATGCTCCGTAGGACATCTCGaccctctctctccttgttcgccttatctcttcccttACGCCGTCCATGACTGAAACCGCCATCCTTCACCACTCATTTGACCTTCTCTGCGCCTTTGATGAAGTCGTCTCGCTCGGCTACAAGGAGAATGTGTCTCTTATGCAGGTCCGCAATGTCCTCGAGGGCGAGTCGCACGAAGAAAAGATCCAAGAGATCATTGCACGCAACAAGGAGGCggaggcaaaggaagaacTCAAGCGGCGGGCAAAGCAGCTCGAGATGCAGAGACGGGAGCAGCAGCGACGCGCCCAGGGCGGAGGTGGTATGGGCAATGTTGGGGGCT
The genomic region above belongs to Cryptococcus neoformans var. neoformans JEC21 chromosome 4 sequence and contains:
- a CDS encoding mRNA catabolism, nonsense-mediated-related protein, putative → MAAPFVQYGITPGQSAEAPKRPHLYVGNLSPRVTDYILTEIFAVAGPVVSAKIIQDRNFQHGGFNYGFVEYADMRSADQALTTLNGRKIFDAEIRVNWAYQGNQNKEDTQHHYHVFVGDLSPEVNDDVLSKAFGAFGSLSEARVMWDMNSGKSRGYGFLSFRDKADAEQAIASMNGEWLGSRAIRVNWANQKTQTGGTRTGGGTPSYPAPPMGAPPAPAGVPSAYGAPAPGVVPGVGVGGAVGSYETVASQTPEFNTTVYVGNLIPYTTQADLIPLFQGYGYIVEIRMQADRGFAFVKLDTHQNAALAITHLQNQLVHGRPIKCSWGKDKGSMEGGAPAAGYPSMQPQIGYPNYNYYGGYNYNQAGVPGQPGQPGVAVASHPAPAVGAVGAVGAESQAQQGAWDPAAAAAYYQAGGWGGYYAQQQDTQQPSAHQ